One Flavobacteriales bacterium genomic region harbors:
- a CDS encoding MBL fold metallo-hydrolase encodes MATAHSFTFNPFQENTYIVYDETGECLIIDPGCCDANEQNAITSFIRDNGLKPVRLLNTHAHVDHIMGNAFIARKYGIPLAVNELDLALLRNASSHAMAFGVTMEPSPEPDSFLDEGMVIEFGDTKLDVVHTPGHSPGSVCLINHNDKWVIGGDVLFYSSIGRTDLPGGDFTTLIHSIRSKLFILDDDFTVYAGHGPSTTIGQERKHNPFLQERVV; translated from the coding sequence ATGGCAACTGCACATTCATTTACATTCAATCCCTTTCAAGAGAACACATACATCGTTTATGATGAAACCGGGGAATGCCTCATCATCGACCCGGGTTGTTGCGATGCGAACGAACAGAATGCCATCACTTCCTTTATCCGGGATAACGGCTTAAAACCGGTAAGGTTACTGAATACGCATGCCCATGTTGATCACATCATGGGCAATGCTTTCATCGCAAGGAAATATGGCATTCCTTTAGCCGTTAACGAACTCGATCTTGCCTTATTGCGCAATGCCAGTTCACATGCCATGGCGTTCGGTGTGACCATGGAACCATCCCCCGAGCCGGACTCCTTCCTGGATGAAGGCATGGTGATTGAATTCGGAGACACAAAGCTGGATGTGGTGCACACACCGGGACATAGCCCGGGAAGTGTTTGTCTCATCAATCATAATGACAAATGGGTGATCGGGGGTGACGTATTATTTTACAGTAGCATTGGACGTACGGATTTGCCGGGAGGAGATTTTACAACGTTAATCCATTCGATCCGGTCAAAATTGTTTATCCTGGATGATGACTTCACGGTTTATGCCGGCCACGGACCTTCCACGACCATAGGTCAGGAACGCAAGCATAATCCATTCCTGCAGGAACGGGTCGTTTAA
- the gcvP gene encoding aminomethyl-transferring glycine dehydrogenase, translated as MKETTFVRRHIGHDEETVKRALETVGCDTLDQLIGETIPASIRLKKDLPLDEGLLESQYLDHISRLADKNQVYKSYLGQGYYDCITPSPILRNLFENPGWYTAYTPYQAEISQGRLESLLNFQTMVCDLTAMPLANASLLDEATAAAEAMIMFYNARTKEEVTQGKNTFAVAENCFPQTLDLLKTRAIPLGIELVVKPSNELAGVNNAFGMLLQYPDGLGLVEDYKGLVDEAHKKQIRVAVASDLMSLALLVPPGEWGADAVFGSSQRFGVPMGYGGPHAAFFAVTEDFKRFIPGRIIGVSVDKLGKKALRMALQTREQHIKRERATSNICTSQVLLANMAGMYAVYHGPEGIRFIADRIHRRATMVSNALSALGYELRNSAFFDTLFINGEGDKIRELAEAKRINLRYTNDGIGISVDETTTEEDVRQLIAVFAEASGKPAPADLSGEGILPGSLKRTSAFLTHDVFNSHRSETELMRYIKKLENKDLSLTHSMIPLGSCTMKLNAATQLMPVSFRKFNGLHPFVPVEQAQGYAEIFRDFEKALCVITGFDSVSLQPNSGAQGEYAGLMVIRAYHESRGDHHRNVALIPSSAHGTNPASAVMAGMSVVIVKCDEKGNIDLEDLKAKIEKHKNELSCFMVTYPSTHGVFEESIMDVTKMIHEAGGQVYMDGANMNAQVGLTNPATIGADVCHLNLHKTFAIPHGGGGPGMGPIGVAAHLSPFLPGHPVIKTGGDHGITAISAAPWGSASIHLISYAYIKLLGAKGLRASTEAAILNANYLKERLEKYYPVLYKGTKNRVAHEMILDCRPFKRNAQIEVEDIAKRLIDYGFHAPTVSFPVAGTLMIEPTESESLDELDRFCEAMISIRQEIKDIEEGKADAVDNVLKNAPHTVMEVSGDKWDHAYSRSQAAFPLPWLTEAKYWPTVKRVDNAQGDRQLICTCPPMEAYEENLLEQV; from the coding sequence ATGAAAGAAACCACATTTGTTCGCAGACACATAGGCCATGATGAAGAAACGGTAAAACGAGCGCTTGAAACGGTCGGATGCGATACCCTTGATCAATTGATTGGTGAGACCATTCCTGCCAGTATCCGTCTTAAGAAGGATTTGCCTTTGGATGAAGGTCTTCTCGAGTCACAGTATCTCGATCATATCAGTCGCCTTGCAGACAAAAACCAGGTATACAAATCATACCTGGGTCAGGGTTATTATGACTGCATCACCCCATCACCGATCCTCAGAAACCTTTTTGAGAACCCCGGATGGTATACCGCTTATACACCTTACCAGGCAGAAATATCACAAGGTCGCCTTGAATCTTTGTTGAACTTCCAGACCATGGTCTGTGACCTTACCGCCATGCCTTTGGCAAATGCCAGTCTGCTTGATGAAGCCACGGCAGCAGCGGAAGCCATGATCATGTTTTATAATGCCCGCACCAAAGAAGAAGTAACCCAGGGAAAAAATACGTTTGCGGTAGCGGAGAATTGTTTTCCTCAAACGCTCGACCTCCTGAAAACAAGAGCCATTCCGTTGGGCATTGAACTTGTTGTGAAGCCCAGCAATGAGCTTGCCGGTGTAAACAACGCATTCGGCATGCTTCTTCAATACCCGGACGGATTGGGACTCGTTGAAGATTATAAAGGTCTTGTTGATGAGGCCCACAAGAAACAAATCAGGGTAGCTGTTGCATCAGATCTGATGAGCCTTGCCTTATTGGTCCCTCCCGGCGAATGGGGTGCGGATGCGGTATTCGGGTCCAGTCAGCGATTTGGTGTACCCATGGGTTATGGTGGACCACATGCTGCATTCTTTGCCGTGACCGAAGATTTCAAAAGATTCATTCCCGGTCGTATCATTGGCGTATCTGTGGATAAACTTGGGAAGAAGGCGCTCCGCATGGCGCTTCAGACCAGAGAGCAGCACATCAAGCGTGAACGTGCCACGTCAAATATCTGCACATCCCAGGTTCTCCTCGCCAACATGGCTGGTATGTATGCTGTGTATCATGGTCCTGAAGGCATTCGCTTTATTGCCGACCGCATTCATCGTCGTGCAACCATGGTGAGCAACGCACTGAGCGCATTGGGTTATGAATTGAGGAATTCCGCATTCTTCGATACATTGTTCATCAATGGAGAGGGTGATAAAATCCGTGAACTTGCCGAAGCGAAGCGTATTAACTTAAGGTATACGAATGATGGCATTGGCATTTCGGTGGATGAAACAACCACTGAAGAAGATGTCAGACAACTGATCGCCGTTTTTGCAGAAGCATCAGGTAAACCGGCGCCTGCGGATTTATCCGGGGAAGGTATTCTGCCGGGATCCTTGAAGCGGACCTCTGCCTTCCTTACCCACGACGTGTTTAACAGCCACCGTTCGGAAACAGAATTGATGCGCTACATCAAGAAGCTGGAGAACAAGGACCTGTCCCTCACCCACTCTATGATCCCACTCGGTTCATGCACGATGAAACTGAACGCAGCCACGCAATTGATGCCTGTGAGCTTCCGGAAATTCAACGGGCTACATCCTTTTGTTCCGGTTGAACAAGCGCAGGGCTATGCCGAGATTTTCAGAGATTTTGAAAAGGCACTGTGCGTTATCACAGGATTTGACAGTGTTTCGTTACAACCCAATTCCGGAGCTCAGGGAGAATATGCCGGACTGATGGTGATACGCGCCTACCATGAAAGCCGGGGTGATCATCACCGGAATGTGGCTTTGATCCCATCTTCCGCACACGGCACCAACCCTGCCAGTGCCGTGATGGCCGGCATGAGTGTGGTGATTGTCAAATGCGACGAGAAGGGGAACATCGATCTGGAAGATCTGAAAGCAAAGATCGAGAAACACAAGAATGAACTTTCCTGCTTCATGGTGACCTACCCATCCACCCATGGGGTATTCGAGGAATCCATTATGGATGTGACCAAAATGATCCACGAAGCAGGTGGGCAGGTATACATGGATGGTGCCAACATGAACGCTCAGGTAGGACTGACCAATCCTGCGACCATCGGAGCCGATGTATGTCACCTTAATTTACATAAAACCTTTGCCATTCCCCATGGAGGCGGTGGTCCCGGCATGGGCCCGATTGGTGTAGCAGCGCACCTGTCACCGTTTCTTCCAGGTCACCCCGTGATCAAAACCGGAGGAGATCATGGTATCACAGCCATATCGGCAGCTCCCTGGGGCAGTGCAAGTATTCATCTTATCTCCTACGCTTACATTAAACTACTTGGCGCAAAAGGACTCAGGGCTTCCACCGAAGCTGCCATTCTGAATGCCAACTATCTGAAAGAACGCCTTGAAAAGTACTATCCGGTTTTGTACAAAGGCACCAAGAACAGGGTTGCTCATGAAATGATCCTGGACTGCAGACCATTCAAACGTAATGCCCAGATAGAGGTGGAAGATATCGCAAAACGACTGATCGATTATGGATTTCATGCACCTACGGTATCATTCCCGGTGGCGGGTACCTTAATGATCGAACCAACCGAGAGTGAGTCCCTGGATGAACTGGACCGTTTTTGTGAGGCCATGATTTCCATCAGACAGGAAATAAAGGATATTGAAGAAGGCAAGGCAGATGCTGTGGACAATGTCTTAAAGAATGCGCCACATACAGTTATGGAAGTCAGTGGTGATAAATGGGATCACGCGTATAGCCGGTCCCAGGCTGCGTTCCCGTTACCGTGGTTGACCGAGGCCAAATACTGGCCAACTGTCAAGCGTGTAGACAACGCACAGGGTGATCGACAACTGATATGCACATGCCCTCCGATGGAGGCTTATGAGGAAAACTTACTCGAACAAGTTTAA
- the kynU gene encoding kynureninase: MSTSVNKEPVITSTNFEFSADFAAAQDNADPLSRFREQMLFPKVRGKEALYFVGNSLGLQPRSASQAVNDEMQRWAEMGVEGYTRGDAPWFDLHKRFAKGLALYTGARESEVCVMGSLTGNLHAMLTSFFTPNGKRNKIIMEAGAFSSDYYALSSQLKLHGLDVGSCLIELFPAEGEATLQPQAIIEAINATGDELALVMMGGVNYYTGQRYDMEAITRAAHGVGAKAGFDLAHAIGNIELNLHDWDVDFAVWCHYKYLNAGPGAIAGFFVNERYASKPGLPRLEGWWGCDPAERFKMKKEFTPTPGAAGWMMSCLPAVAMAPQQAALEQMVDAGPENLFLKRDKLTAYLWYCLKEVEASTGVEVKILTPEDPAMRGAQLSVVIDRGKEVFDQLYDLGVICDWREPEVIRLAPVPLYNSYTDVYLFSKILRDILFKR; encoded by the coding sequence ATGAGTACGTCTGTAAACAAAGAACCTGTCATCACTTCAACCAACTTTGAGTTTAGTGCAGACTTTGCTGCTGCACAGGACAATGCCGATCCGCTTTCACGTTTCCGCGAGCAAATGCTCTTTCCGAAGGTTCGGGGAAAAGAAGCCTTGTATTTTGTGGGAAACTCCCTGGGCTTACAACCGCGGTCCGCATCACAGGCAGTCAATGATGAAATGCAGCGATGGGCGGAGATGGGTGTGGAAGGATATACCAGAGGGGATGCGCCATGGTTTGATCTTCATAAAAGATTTGCCAAAGGGCTGGCTCTTTATACGGGTGCCCGGGAATCAGAGGTGTGCGTGATGGGCAGTCTGACCGGCAATCTGCATGCAATGCTTACTTCCTTCTTTACACCAAACGGTAAGCGCAATAAGATCATCATGGAGGCGGGAGCATTTTCGTCTGACTATTATGCCTTGTCTTCCCAACTCAAACTTCACGGCCTTGATGTCGGATCCTGTCTTATAGAGTTGTTTCCCGCAGAAGGCGAGGCCACGTTACAACCCCAGGCGATCATTGAGGCCATCAATGCTACAGGTGATGAGCTGGCACTGGTCATGATGGGGGGCGTGAATTACTATACCGGACAGCGCTACGACATGGAAGCAATTACCAGGGCTGCGCATGGGGTAGGTGCGAAGGCAGGCTTTGATCTTGCACACGCCATTGGAAATATCGAGCTGAATCTGCACGACTGGGATGTGGACTTTGCAGTGTGGTGTCATTACAAATATCTGAATGCGGGGCCGGGTGCCATCGCCGGTTTTTTTGTCAACGAAAGATACGCCTCCAAACCCGGTTTGCCTAGATTGGAAGGATGGTGGGGATGTGATCCAGCGGAACGTTTTAAAATGAAGAAGGAATTCACCCCGACACCCGGAGCTGCGGGTTGGATGATGAGCTGTTTGCCTGCCGTTGCCATGGCGCCGCAGCAGGCGGCACTCGAACAAATGGTGGATGCAGGTCCGGAAAACTTATTCCTAAAACGCGACAAATTAACAGCCTATCTGTGGTATTGTTTGAAGGAGGTGGAGGCCTCAACCGGCGTGGAGGTGAAGATTCTGACGCCGGAAGACCCTGCCATGCGGGGTGCGCAATTGTCGGTTGTTATTGATAGGGGTAAAGAGGTGTTTGATCAGCTTTATGATCTCGGTGTGATATGTGACTGGCGTGAGCCGGAAGTGATCCGGTTGGCTCCGGTGCCCCTGTATAACAGTTACACGGATGTTTATCTCTTTTCGAAAATACTGAGGGATATTCTTTTTAAACGCTAA
- a CDS encoding PD40 domain-containing protein, whose translation MKQPKTSRITFLRLLIPAILLVVASAPRAQAQYYNGSQMTFGQNRVQHIEMLWTFYRFQEFDIYFYKGGKNLAIYAAKAADKYIAELEKKLDYQLEKKLQLVVFNKLSDLRQTNIGLMGSEQYNTGGVTRIVGTKILLYFDGDHAHFEEEIKAGLAQVLVNQMMYGGDLKDMLKNSTFLNLPEWYLNGLMSYLAKGWNMHVDNRVKDGIISGRYRKFNKLSGEDAVYAGHSIWAYIADIYGESVIPNILYMAKISRNIESGFLFVLGTSLKNLTFEWINYYTERYTNADKTRHLPENSVEIGKLKKNRTYFHLKISPDGSKAVYVSNHMGKYKVWLHDFETGKTEKIFKKGFKLAEYRLDYSFPLLDWHPGGKMLAMMREHKGRILLGYYDLSQKRPKWQETPFLHFEKIVDFSYSGDGKNLVLSAIREGQSDIFVYNISSFTNKQITNDIYDDLHPRFVRNDEGILFSSNRVDDTLRMKTDVHLVPASKDIFYYDAGAQSNILKRITRTPDVDEDFPFAYDSVYFSYLSNANGINNRFLARLDSVISHIDTVAHYRPVVQTQPLTNYSRNIVEQHIVPSAKKAGELMFA comes from the coding sequence TTGAAACAACCGAAAACATCCCGTATTACGTTTCTTCGTCTGCTGATCCCGGCGATACTTTTGGTCGTGGCATCTGCACCACGAGCGCAGGCACAGTATTACAATGGTTCGCAGATGACCTTCGGGCAGAACAGGGTACAACACATAGAGATGTTGTGGACCTTCTACCGGTTTCAGGAGTTTGACATTTACTTTTATAAAGGGGGGAAGAACCTCGCGATATATGCAGCGAAGGCAGCGGACAAGTATATAGCGGAGCTGGAAAAAAAGCTCGACTATCAACTTGAAAAGAAGTTGCAGCTCGTGGTATTCAATAAATTGTCGGATCTGAGGCAGACCAATATCGGTCTGATGGGCTCCGAACAATACAATACCGGGGGCGTCACAAGGATTGTAGGTACCAAGATCCTCCTCTATTTCGATGGAGATCACGCGCATTTCGAAGAAGAGATCAAGGCTGGTCTGGCCCAGGTGCTCGTTAATCAGATGATGTATGGCGGGGATCTCAAGGATATGCTTAAGAACTCCACCTTCCTGAATCTTCCGGAATGGTATCTCAATGGCCTGATGTCATACCTGGCAAAGGGTTGGAATATGCATGTAGACAACCGGGTGAAGGATGGTATCATCTCCGGTCGTTACCGTAAATTCAACAAGCTAAGCGGAGAAGATGCCGTGTATGCCGGCCATTCGATCTGGGCATATATTGCAGATATATACGGGGAGTCCGTGATACCGAACATTCTGTACATGGCTAAGATCAGTCGGAATATTGAGAGCGGATTCCTTTTTGTACTTGGCACTTCACTCAAGAACCTCACCTTCGAGTGGATCAATTATTATACGGAACGTTATACCAACGCGGATAAAACACGCCACCTGCCTGAAAACAGTGTTGAGATCGGCAAACTCAAAAAGAACCGGACCTATTTTCATTTAAAGATCAGTCCGGATGGAAGCAAGGCGGTATACGTCTCCAACCACATGGGCAAGTACAAAGTGTGGCTGCACGATTTTGAAACCGGGAAAACGGAAAAGATTTTCAAGAAAGGATTCAAGCTGGCGGAATATCGTTTGGATTATTCTTTCCCGCTGTTAGACTGGCATCCGGGAGGAAAAATGCTGGCCATGATGCGGGAGCATAAAGGCCGTATTTTACTGGGGTACTACGACCTGAGCCAAAAGCGACCCAAGTGGCAGGAAACGCCGTTCCTTCATTTTGAGAAGATTGTCGACTTTTCCTATTCAGGTGATGGTAAAAACCTTGTACTGTCTGCCATCCGTGAAGGTCAGTCAGACATCTTTGTTTACAATATTTCTTCCTTCACCAACAAACAGATCACCAACGATATTTATGATGACCTCCATCCACGTTTCGTGCGCAATGATGAAGGCATTCTGTTCAGTTCAAACCGGGTGGATGATACCCTCAGAATGAAGACGGACGTTCATCTGGTACCTGCATCCAAGGATATCTTTTATTATGATGCGGGTGCACAATCCAATATTCTGAAAAGGATCACCAGGACACCCGACGTGGATGAGGATTTTCCGTTCGCGTACGATTCCGTTTATTTCTCGTATTTGTCGAATGCCAATGGGATCAACAATCGCTTTTTGGCCAGGCTGGATAGTGTTATCAGCCATATCGATACGGTGGCGCATTATCGCCCGGTGGTTCAGACCCAGCCGTTGACAAACTATTCAAGGAATATCGTGGAACAACACATAGTGCCTTCCGCAAAGAAAGCAGGTGAGTTGATGTTTGCCTAA
- the hemL gene encoding glutamate-1-semialdehyde 2,1-aminomutase → MNTERSEKLYVKAQSLFPGGVNSPVRAFGAVSGDPIFIAKGKGARLWDVDGNEYIDFCCSWGPLIHGHVHPEVMRKVEEVMHLGTSFGAPTELENQLASLIIDNNRMVDTLRFVSSGTEATMSAIRLSRGYTGRNKILKFEGCYHGHSDGLLVKAGSGLATLGTASSAGVPAGYARETIVIPLADEGALQEAFKQHGQDLACVITEPLPANNGLLRQDPAYLRLLRELCTKAGTVLIFDEVITGFRLGFEGAAGYYDIIPDLVTYGKVIGGGFPVGAYGGKQEIMEQIAPSGPVYQAGTLSGNPVAMAGGLAQLSLCLQSGFYDHLAARTREFCERITESARQSGFPFSVVSEGSIFFLSLNEMEPPKAAHEIDPAAIKLFSEWHRLLLEEGVYVGPSGYEVCFLSSAHTDEDLDQAAQGIQRSLERLFS, encoded by the coding sequence ATGAATACCGAACGTTCCGAGAAGTTATATGTAAAAGCACAAAGCCTTTTTCCGGGAGGCGTTAATTCTCCCGTCAGGGCATTCGGTGCCGTCAGCGGAGATCCGATATTTATTGCAAAGGGAAAGGGAGCCAGGTTATGGGATGTGGATGGAAATGAATACATCGACTTTTGTTGCTCCTGGGGTCCGCTTATTCATGGCCATGTGCATCCGGAAGTGATGCGAAAGGTTGAAGAGGTCATGCACCTGGGTACATCGTTTGGGGCACCTACCGAACTGGAGAATCAACTGGCTTCTCTGATCATAGACAACAACCGGATGGTGGATACGCTCCGGTTTGTAAGCTCCGGGACGGAAGCCACCATGTCTGCCATCAGGCTTTCACGGGGTTATACCGGACGCAACAAGATTCTGAAGTTCGAAGGTTGCTATCATGGTCATTCCGATGGCCTGCTGGTGAAGGCTGGCAGTGGACTGGCCACACTGGGCACCGCATCGTCTGCCGGGGTTCCCGCCGGTTATGCGCGGGAAACCATCGTCATTCCTTTGGCCGATGAGGGCGCGCTTCAGGAAGCCTTTAAACAGCATGGTCAGGATCTGGCATGTGTGATCACAGAGCCTTTGCCTGCCAACAATGGTTTACTCAGACAGGACCCGGCATACCTTCGTTTGCTGCGTGAACTATGTACCAAGGCAGGCACGGTACTGATCTTTGATGAGGTGATCACAGGATTTCGTTTAGGTTTTGAAGGTGCGGCCGGATATTATGATATCATACCCGACCTGGTAACCTATGGGAAGGTGATCGGTGGCGGGTTTCCCGTTGGCGCTTACGGCGGCAAACAAGAGATCATGGAACAGATCGCACCAAGCGGACCGGTATATCAGGCAGGCACACTTTCGGGCAATCCGGTGGCCATGGCAGGTGGACTGGCCCAACTGAGCTTGTGTCTGCAGTCTGGCTTTTATGACCACCTGGCTGCCCGTACCCGTGAATTTTGTGAACGTATAACCGAAAGCGCCCGTCAAAGTGGCTTTCCTTTTTCCGTTGTTTCCGAAGGATCTATTTTCTTTTTAAGTCTGAATGAAATGGAACCACCCAAAGCAGCCCATGAAATAGATCCGGCTGCTATCAAACTATTTTCAGAATGGCACAGGCTATTGCTGGAGGAAGGCGTCTATGTCGGACCGTCCGGCTATGAAGTTTGTTTCCTGAGTTCGGCCCACACAGATGAAGATCTGGACCAGGCCGCACAGGGCATTCAACGTTCCCTTGAAAGATTATTTTCCTGA
- a CDS encoding ATP-binding cassette domain-containing protein has protein sequence MIEARHISKSFGEKKVLKDVSVVFEPGKTNLIIGASGSGKTVMMKCVVGLFEVDEGEIFYNDRNFTVMKNHERKLLRREIGMLFQGGALFDSQTVEENVKFPLMMFSDMSAEEMRDRVNFCLKRVHLENANKLYPSEISGGMQKRVAIARAIAMNPKYLFCDEPNSGLDPQTSIVIDNLIQEITDEYNITTIVNTHDMNSVMEIGEKIVFIHQGHKWWEGNQEEILQTDNPEINAFVYASKFMRKLKE, from the coding sequence ATGATTGAAGCCCGGCACATCTCCAAATCATTTGGTGAGAAGAAGGTCTTGAAGGATGTTTCTGTTGTCTTTGAACCCGGAAAAACCAATCTGATCATTGGCGCAAGCGGATCAGGAAAGACCGTGATGATGAAATGTGTGGTAGGTTTGTTTGAGGTGGATGAAGGAGAAATATTTTACAACGACCGCAATTTCACCGTGATGAAAAACCATGAGCGAAAGCTTCTTCGCAGGGAGATAGGTATGCTGTTTCAGGGAGGAGCGCTTTTTGATAGCCAGACGGTAGAAGAGAACGTGAAATTTCCCCTGATGATGTTTTCGGATATGAGTGCGGAGGAAATGAGGGATCGCGTGAATTTCTGCTTAAAGCGGGTTCACCTGGAAAATGCGAATAAACTCTACCCCTCAGAGATCAGCGGAGGAATGCAAAAACGCGTGGCCATTGCCAGGGCGATTGCTATGAACCCCAAATACCTGTTCTGTGATGAGCCGAATTCAGGATTGGACCCGCAGACCTCTATCGTGATTGATAACCTGATCCAGGAGATCACGGATGAATACAACATCACGACCATTGTCAATACCCATGATATGAATTCGGTTATGGAGATCGGGGAGAAGATCGTATTTATTCACCAGGGGCATAAATGGTGGGAGGGCAATCAGGAGGAGATACTACAGACCGATAACCCGGAGATCAATGCCTTTGTGTATGCCTCCAAATTCATGCGGAAGCTAAAGGAGTAA
- a CDS encoding T9SS type A sorting domain-containing protein — translation MKKIYTVAGAAFFLANIAFAQRTNIAPAEVRPGAQNEVSTNVAHSLNAGIDALGDTIWSEDFSGGIPAGWEIIDHTTPATGNVWEYASTDTISCILTSAIFKATSAKNGYALMFGDRYNADAGCLNNLGVTLMNTSLQTPAMDYTGYTSVFLKFQHAFRYCCDPASKLSIYVSNDSTSWKEYNVKGTYPVSTGVKVNDNSPNPMMASVNISDIASGQSKVWIRWRIDGPSHYYWAVDDVAVVEGYTEENALVRPFVDFNYMDGGFYSMLPRSQGATTPIDFRGAIYNNGTSALANVVLNVKVKDPSGATVYDESSTAMSTVPLDLDTVSTSTSFYPGSTCNEIGQYSIDYTVNQTETDQYMANNTASFNFALSDTVFARDYGVANKAIGLTTWASCSQNADGEEISTLYEFSSDAVATSISFYNMASTTPGVAVILNLYRFQVDGNGAIVQTSPIAASEIYDIVAGDANSWITLPFTTPVTVEKDSAFMASISIYNIAGKSFWVGGDLATIQPDATSFAYCSGGWGWVSDQPMIRLNVNDGSGNYCVGVNEVENPHKVKVFPNPNNGYFNIIAENLRGRNSTIQVTNVIGQVVYSKDVCVSTSYLSETIDLSSIEKGLYFVKLINNNSESVYKVVVE, via the coding sequence ATGAAGAAGATCTACACTGTTGCAGGTGCTGCATTCTTCCTGGCTAATATTGCGTTTGCTCAGCGTACCAATATTGCTCCAGCAGAAGTGAGGCCCGGTGCACAAAATGAAGTCTCCACAAACGTGGCACATTCCCTGAATGCAGGTATTGATGCATTGGGTGATACCATATGGTCTGAGGATTTTTCAGGTGGCATTCCGGCCGGCTGGGAAATCATTGACCACACTACACCGGCCACTGGAAATGTATGGGAATATGCAAGCACAGATACTATTTCCTGTATCCTCACAAGCGCCATATTCAAAGCTACTTCCGCCAAAAATGGGTATGCATTGATGTTTGGTGACCGGTACAATGCTGACGCTGGTTGCCTTAACAATCTCGGTGTCACCTTGATGAACACTTCTCTTCAGACCCCGGCTATGGATTATACAGGTTATACATCTGTATTTCTTAAATTTCAGCATGCGTTCCGGTATTGTTGTGATCCAGCTAGCAAGTTGAGTATTTATGTGTCGAATGACAGCACCTCCTGGAAAGAATATAACGTCAAGGGTACTTACCCGGTTAGTACAGGAGTTAAGGTCAATGACAATTCGCCTAACCCAATGATGGCATCGGTTAATATTTCGGATATTGCAAGCGGTCAGTCAAAGGTTTGGATCCGCTGGCGGATAGATGGCCCTAGTCACTACTACTGGGCGGTTGATGATGTTGCAGTTGTTGAAGGCTACACTGAAGAAAATGCACTTGTAAGGCCGTTTGTTGACTTCAATTATATGGATGGTGGTTTTTACTCCATGTTGCCAAGGAGTCAGGGAGCCACTACACCGATCGATTTTCGTGGCGCAATATACAACAATGGTACTTCCGCTCTCGCTAACGTTGTACTTAACGTAAAGGTGAAGGATCCTTCCGGTGCTACAGTCTATGATGAGTCTTCCACCGCTATGTCAACGGTTCCCCTTGATCTTGACACTGTTTCAACCAGTACGTCATTCTATCCGGGTTCAACATGTAATGAAATCGGTCAATACTCGATTGATTACACGGTAAACCAAACCGAAACGGATCAGTACATGGCAAACAATACCGCATCCTTTAATTTTGCGCTTTCCGACACTGTTTTTGCACGTGATTATGGTGTTGCCAACAAGGCCATTGGCCTGACAACATGGGCCTCTTGTTCGCAGAATGCGGATGGTGAGGAAATCAGCACATTATATGAATTCAGCAGTGATGCAGTAGCCACTTCTATTTCCTTTTATAATATGGCAAGCACTACTCCCGGCGTAGCAGTGATTCTTAATCTTTACCGCTTTCAGGTAGATGGAAACGGCGCAATTGTTCAAACCAGTCCTATTGCAGCATCTGAAATTTATGACATTGTTGCCGGTGACGCTAACTCCTGGATTACTTTACCATTTACCACCCCGGTGACTGTAGAAAAGGATAGTGCATTCATGGCATCCATATCCATCTATAATATTGCCGGTAAAAGCTTCTGGGTTGGTGGTGATCTCGCAACCATTCAGCCTGATGCCACCTCATTCGCATACTGCTCAGGCGGTTGGGGTTGGGTAAGTGATCAACCGATGATCCGACTGAATGTAAATGATGGAAGTGGTAACTACTGTGTAGGTGTAAATGAGGTCGAAAACCCTCATAAAGTGAAGGTATTTCCCAATCCGAACAATGGTTACTTCAATATCATTGCTGAGAACCTGAGAGGCAGGAATAGCACAATTCAAGTAACCAATGTAATTGGTCAGGTTGTCTATTCTAAGGACGTATGCGTTTCTACTTCTTACCTGAGTGAAACGATAGATCTATCTTCAATTGAGAAAGGTTTATATTTTGTGAAGTTGATCAACAACAACTCCGAAAGCGTATACAAGGTGGTCGTGGAGTAA